A stretch of the Streptosporangium sp. NBC_01755 genome encodes the following:
- a CDS encoding MFS transporter — MTTTLRAPDRKLHRAWIVAGVAFVAILGAAGFRATPGVLITPLQEEFGWSRGTISLAVSVNLMLYGLTAPFAAALMDRFGMRRIVTYALLLVAAGSGLTILMNAPWQLVLCWGVLVGLGTGSMALVFAATLTERWFVRHRGLVTGVLTAGGATGQLVFLPVLAHLAADRGWRSAAITVAVAALVVVPLVWFLLRDRPEDVGTTALGADPAAPPAVRPTRTGGAASRALGVLWSAARTRPFWLLAGGFAICGMSTNGLVGTHFIPAAHDHGMAEPTAAGLLALVGIFDVVGTVASGWLSDKVDSRVLLGAYYGLRGLSLMALPSLFGATAEPSMLVFIIFYGLDWVATVPPTVALCRQIYGPDGAVVFGWVFASHQIGAAVAAVAAGVTRDHFGAYDLAWYAAGFLCLAAALMSVVITRKQAFLKA, encoded by the coding sequence ATGACAACGACTCTTCGGGCGCCCGACCGCAAGCTGCACCGCGCCTGGATCGTGGCGGGAGTCGCATTCGTGGCCATCCTCGGCGCGGCCGGGTTCCGGGCGACGCCCGGCGTGCTGATCACACCGCTCCAGGAGGAGTTCGGCTGGTCCCGGGGCACGATCTCGCTGGCCGTCTCGGTCAACCTCATGCTCTACGGGCTGACCGCGCCCTTCGCGGCCGCGCTCATGGACCGCTTTGGAATGCGCAGGATCGTGACGTACGCCCTGCTGCTGGTCGCCGCGGGCAGCGGGTTGACCATCCTGATGAACGCCCCCTGGCAACTCGTCCTGTGCTGGGGCGTCCTGGTCGGCCTCGGCACCGGCTCGATGGCCCTGGTCTTCGCCGCGACCCTCACCGAACGCTGGTTCGTCCGTCACCGCGGCCTCGTCACCGGCGTGCTCACCGCGGGCGGCGCCACCGGGCAGCTCGTCTTCCTGCCCGTCCTCGCGCACCTGGCGGCCGACAGGGGCTGGCGGTCGGCCGCGATCACGGTCGCCGTCGCGGCTCTGGTCGTGGTCCCCCTGGTCTGGTTCCTGCTGCGTGACCGGCCTGAGGACGTGGGCACCACAGCTCTGGGCGCCGACCCCGCCGCGCCCCCGGCTGTGCGGCCCACGCGGACCGGTGGCGCCGCCTCGCGGGCCCTCGGCGTGCTGTGGAGCGCCGCGCGGACGCGTCCCTTCTGGCTGCTCGCCGGAGGGTTCGCGATCTGTGGGATGAGCACCAACGGCCTGGTGGGTACCCACTTCATCCCTGCCGCCCACGACCACGGCATGGCCGAGCCGACCGCCGCCGGGCTGCTCGCGCTGGTCGGGATCTTCGACGTGGTCGGCACCGTGGCGTCCGGATGGCTGAGCGACAAGGTCGACTCGCGCGTCCTCCTCGGCGCCTACTACGGGCTGCGGGGTCTGTCGTTGATGGCCCTGCCAAGCCTGTTCGGGGCCACCGCCGAGCCCAGCATGCTCGTCTTCATCATCTTCTACGGCCTCGACTGGGTGGCCACGGTCCCGCCGACCGTCGCCCTGTGCCGCCAGATCTACGGTCCCGACGGGGCCGTGGTGTTCGGCTGGGTCTTCGCCTCCCACCAGATCGGCGCGGCGGTCGCCGCGGTCGCCGCGGGAGTCACCCGTGACCACTTCGGCGCCTACGACCTCGCCTGGTACGCCGCGGGGTTCCTCTGTCTCGCCGCCGCGCTCATGTCGGTGGTCATCACCAGGAAGCAGGCGTTCTTGAAGGCCTGA
- a CDS encoding ABC transporter family substrate-binding protein: MFHARRPTGVLTLLACGALLLSACANTDPADDPTASDPESIRPAETITYAYEQEFHSYNNNTTAENATRNAAPLQRVRTGFWFYGDKGEIVPDRDFGTYEKISDAPLSVKYTINAKAVWSDGTPIDCDDVMLWWAFRSGKVKGFASADTNGVQDTEVPDCEKGGKEFTLVYDKPFADWVAGGPGATEILPAHVVAEQDGLSEEDFIAAVRNTDAKKLAEGIRFFNDGWVSEGRLPEARLIPSSGPYKLSKLDAGQRLTLIANDRWWGTPAATPTIVERFITLDEQAQALQNREVQIVEPQPGPEVLKQLQSLRGVKVSVSDKYTYEHLDFNFDSSPFRDRRLREAFARCVPRQLIVDSLIKPVAPAARPLQIRTVAPFQTNSTAVVAASGSADVYTRQDIAGARELLRKAGKTGLEVNIGYQTPNPRRTAAVQLIIDSCNKAGFKVVDKGSEDFLGTVMPTNGYDVALFAWSGSSLVSGWASSFTSPQKCDAHSKGNNNGCYSSRRVDLLIKELNSTVDLAAQDPIIGEIEKRLWSDLATIPLFQHPGLSAWDETLQNVVPNPAQSTITWNMDKWRLS, from the coding sequence GTGTTCCACGCACGAAGGCCGACAGGGGTCCTGACACTGCTGGCATGCGGCGCGCTCCTGCTCAGCGCCTGCGCGAACACCGATCCGGCGGACGACCCGACGGCATCGGACCCGGAGTCGATCCGACCGGCCGAGACCATCACCTACGCGTACGAGCAGGAGTTCCACTCCTACAACAACAACACCACCGCCGAGAACGCCACGCGCAACGCGGCGCCCCTGCAGCGGGTGCGCACGGGTTTCTGGTTCTACGGCGACAAAGGCGAGATCGTCCCCGACAGGGACTTCGGAACCTACGAGAAGATCTCCGACGCCCCGCTGAGCGTCAAGTACACGATCAACGCCAAGGCGGTCTGGTCCGACGGCACCCCGATCGACTGCGACGACGTCATGCTGTGGTGGGCCTTCCGATCCGGCAAGGTCAAGGGCTTCGCCTCCGCCGACACCAACGGCGTCCAGGACACCGAGGTCCCCGACTGCGAGAAGGGCGGCAAGGAGTTCACCCTGGTCTATGACAAGCCGTTCGCGGACTGGGTGGCCGGTGGCCCCGGCGCGACCGAGATACTGCCGGCCCACGTGGTCGCCGAGCAGGACGGCCTGTCCGAGGAGGACTTCATCGCGGCGGTCAGGAACACCGACGCGAAGAAGCTCGCCGAGGGCATCCGGTTCTTCAACGACGGCTGGGTCTCCGAGGGAAGACTGCCCGAGGCCAGGCTGATCCCGTCCTCGGGACCGTACAAGCTCTCCAAACTGGACGCCGGACAGCGGCTGACCCTCATCGCCAACGACAGGTGGTGGGGCACTCCCGCCGCGACCCCGACGATCGTCGAGCGTTTCATCACCCTCGACGAGCAGGCACAGGCGTTGCAGAACCGCGAGGTCCAGATCGTCGAGCCACAGCCGGGACCCGAGGTGCTCAAGCAGTTGCAGTCCCTGCGAGGGGTGAAGGTCAGCGTCTCCGACAAGTACACCTACGAGCACCTGGACTTCAACTTCGACTCCAGTCCGTTCCGCGACAGGAGGCTGCGCGAGGCGTTCGCCAGGTGCGTGCCCAGGCAGCTCATCGTCGACAGCCTGATCAAGCCCGTCGCACCCGCCGCCAGGCCCCTGCAGATCCGCACCGTGGCTCCGTTCCAGACCAACAGCACCGCGGTCGTGGCCGCCAGCGGCAGCGCCGACGTTTACACGCGACAGGACATCGCGGGTGCCAGGGAACTGCTGCGGAAAGCCGGCAAGACGGGGCTGGAGGTCAACATCGGCTACCAGACCCCGAACCCGCGCCGCACCGCGGCGGTGCAGCTCATCATCGACTCCTGCAACAAGGCCGGCTTCAAGGTCGTCGACAAGGGCTCCGAGGATTTCCTGGGCACCGTGATGCCGACCAACGGCTACGACGTGGCACTGTTCGCCTGGTCGGGTTCGTCCCTGGTCAGCGGCTGGGCCTCCAGTTTCACCTCACCGCAGAAGTGCGACGCCCACAGCAAGGGCAACAACAACGGCTGCTACTCCAGCAGGCGGGTCGACCTCCTCATCAAGGAGTTGAACTCGACGGTGGACCTGGCCGCCCAGGACCCGATCATCGGCGAGATCGAGAAGCGGCTCTGGAGTGACCTGGCCACCATCCCGCTGTTCCAGCATCCGGGCCTCAGCGCGTGGGACGAGACGCTCCAGAACGTCGTCCCCAACCCCGCACAGTCGACCATCACCTGGAACATGGATAAATGGCGTCTTTCCTAG
- a CDS encoding DUF3224 domain-containing protein: MASFLERPLLAVAVTGGEPRPKGTRTGTAHGRKGTFVLHHTATAHAGESTLSWTILPDSGTGELLGIRGGGQIVSDDGAHSFHLDYELG; the protein is encoded by the coding sequence ATGGCGTCTTTCCTAGAGCGTCCCCTTCTCGCCGTCGCGGTCACGGGTGGAGAGCCGCGCCCGAAGGGGACACGTACCGGCACCGCGCACGGCCGCAAGGGCACCTTCGTGCTCCACCACACGGCCACGGCACACGCCGGGGAGTCCACGCTGAGCTGGACGATCCTCCCCGACTCGGGCACCGGCGAACTGCTGGGCATCCGGGGCGGGGGCCAGATCGTCAGCGACGACGGCGCCCACTCCTTCCACCTCGACTACGAGCTCGGCTGA
- a CDS encoding vWA domain-containing protein, which yields MKSRPLATALVVIALLSAACGGSSDGTGSAGQPMPESGKPVPQPTLAETGDRDTAEVEAPEAVATRQRDTATEQISTFALDVDTASYGYSRRLLQDGGLPEPGQVRPEEFVNSFAQDYREPDDDGFTVHMDGARTPKNGTALLRVGLQTRRAAAEARRPANLTFVVDVSGSMSEPGRLDLVREALHKLVDQLGPGDQVSVVAFSDRADTVLSMTPATDRDRLHAAVERLAIGQSTNLEAGLTSGYAEAAASFRAVAVNRVILLSDGLANVGDTTWQGILDRVEDAAGKKITLLCVGVGRDYGDRLMEQLADNGDGAAVYVSSVDDARKVFVEQFATNLDLRARDAKAQVVFNPSVVESYRLIGYENRQLATEDFRDDAKDGGEIGPGHSVTALYEVRLRGGASGQLATATVRWQDPDTRDPAEASRSLAAGDLAASLWRESASRFQVDVVAAGFAEYLRTGEGIAGAAPKDLAAHATRLAASTEDPAVTELATLIERAMSLR from the coding sequence ATGAAGTCACGCCCGCTTGCCACCGCACTCGTCGTGATCGCCCTGCTGTCCGCCGCCTGCGGCGGGTCCTCGGACGGGACCGGATCCGCCGGCCAGCCGATGCCCGAATCCGGCAAGCCGGTCCCGCAGCCCACCCTCGCCGAAACCGGTGACCGGGACACCGCCGAGGTCGAGGCCCCCGAGGCCGTCGCCACCAGGCAACGTGACACCGCCACCGAGCAGATCTCCACCTTCGCCCTCGACGTGGACACGGCCTCGTACGGCTACAGCAGGCGGCTCCTCCAGGATGGCGGGCTGCCGGAGCCGGGCCAGGTCAGGCCCGAGGAGTTCGTCAACTCCTTCGCGCAGGACTACAGGGAGCCGGACGACGACGGCTTCACCGTGCACATGGACGGCGCTCGTACCCCAAAGAACGGCACCGCGCTGCTCCGCGTCGGCCTGCAGACCCGCAGGGCGGCCGCGGAGGCCCGGCGTCCGGCGAACCTCACCTTCGTGGTGGACGTGTCCGGTTCCATGAGCGAGCCCGGCAGGCTCGACCTGGTCAGGGAGGCCCTGCACAAGCTCGTCGACCAGCTCGGGCCCGGCGATCAGGTCTCCGTCGTGGCTTTCAGCGACCGGGCGGACACGGTCCTGTCCATGACCCCGGCAACTGACAGGGACCGGCTCCACGCCGCCGTCGAGCGCCTCGCCATAGGGCAGTCGACGAACCTGGAGGCGGGGTTGACCAGCGGTTACGCCGAGGCCGCGGCGAGCTTCAGGGCGGTGGCGGTCAACCGCGTCATCCTGCTCTCCGACGGACTGGCCAACGTCGGCGACACCACCTGGCAGGGCATCCTCGACCGGGTCGAGGATGCCGCCGGCAAGAAGATCACCCTGCTGTGCGTCGGCGTCGGCCGCGACTACGGCGACCGGCTGATGGAGCAGCTCGCCGACAACGGGGACGGTGCCGCGGTCTACGTCAGCTCCGTCGACGACGCGCGCAAGGTCTTCGTCGAGCAGTTCGCCACCAACCTCGACCTGCGTGCCCGCGACGCCAAGGCGCAGGTCGTGTTCAACCCCTCGGTCGTGGAGTCGTACCGCCTGATCGGCTACGAGAACCGGCAGCTCGCGACCGAGGACTTCCGTGACGATGCCAAGGACGGCGGCGAGATCGGTCCCGGTCACTCGGTGACCGCCCTGTACGAGGTGCGGCTGCGCGGCGGGGCGTCGGGTCAGCTGGCCACCGCCACCGTACGCTGGCAGGACCCTGACACCCGCGACCCCGCCGAGGCCAGTCGCTCCCTCGCGGCCGGTGACCTGGCGGCCTCGCTGTGGCGGGAGTCCGCATCGAGGTTTCAGGTTGACGTGGTGGCCGCGGGCTTCGCCGAATATCTCCGCACGGGTGAGGGGATCGCCGGAGCGGCGCCCAAGGACCTCGCCGCCCACGCAACCCGCCTGGCCGCGTCCACCGAGGATCCCGCGGTGACCGAGCTCGCCACGCTGATCGAGAGGGCCATGTCGCTACGGTAG